The Candidatus Polarisedimenticolaceae bacterium genome segment TCGAACTCCACCTGCCCGAGGTCCGTCTGGAGCTTGAGATTGTGGGACTTCCAGAACCAGTTGAGCCCGGCGCGCATCTCGGTCACCGTATCGTCGTCCGCGTCGTTGTCGGCGTCGACCGTGGCGTACCGCAGGCCGAGCTCGAGCTTCTCCGGGATCGCCATCCAGCCGGCCTGCACGTGCCAACCGTCGGAATCGACGTCCTCGAGCGCCGGGGCGGGATTCCGGCGCTCGGTGGTCTGGTCGTAGTACTCCCCGGTGGCGAAGAGGGTCTTCCACTTCCAGGCGAGCTCGAGGCCGAGCGCCGTCTGGTCGTCGGCGTCCTCGAAGATGCGCACGGTGCTGCCCGCCGAGGTGAACGTGTCTCCGCCCCGCGTCGCCTCGCCGCCACGGTAGGCGAGCCCGGCATGGAACACGTGGCTTTCGGGTGCGTCGTTCGTCCCCTCGCGGAGCGCGTACTCCCCGAACGGCTCGAAGTACACGCGGGCCGCGTACATCAGGTCCTGGTCGTCCTGCCGGTTCGACTCGCCCGAGCCGTTGAAGAACCCGGCCTGGTAGCCGAACTTCTTGGACCCGGTCGTGCCGAACAGCATCGCGCCCGCGTCGCGGCTGACCGCGAAGACGTTCGTGATGCCGCGATCGACGAACTGCTGGTACTGGTCGCCGACGAGCTCCTGGAGGCTGAACGGCGCCTTGAACTGACCGAACCGAACCGAGGCCGCGGGATTCTTGGCCACCTCGAGGTAGGCGTCCTTGAGCTTGTTGGCGCTCTCCCCCGAGGTGCGCCCGATCTCGTAGGAGAAGTTGTACCTGAGCCACGGCTTGTACATCGTGCCGCGGATGCTCAGGCGGACCCGGGCGACGTCGAACGACGGGGACCAGCCGTCCTCGACGCCCGCCCCGGTGCTGCCGGCGGGGTCGTTGTCGCCGAGTTCCCGGTCCTCGCCGAGGAACCGGATCTGGCCGTAAGCGCCGAACGTGAGGCTGTTTTCCCCCGACTTGACGGTGAAGCCGCCCTTGGAGGCGTCGACCGCCGTCGGCGGCGTCTCTTCGCCCGCCGCGAGGGCGGGGATGGCCGCGAGCGCCGCGACCGCGAGGGCCGTCGTGATCTTGATCGAGAGGTTCGACATGCGCGAGGTTCCTCCGTGTCGGCTTCGTCACCGCGACGTCGCCGGTCCGTCACGACCGACATCAGAACGTCGCGATCGGTCGCGATTGTAACCACGCCGTTAAAACGGCGTGAACGCTCCTCCTAGCCGAACCGGCCGGTGATGTAGTCCTCGGTCTGCTTTTTCGCCGGGTTGATGAACAGCTTGTCCGTGAGCCCGTATTCGATCAGCCGTCCCATGTACAGGAACGCCGTGTAGTCCGACACGCGCGAGGCCTGCTGCATGTTGTGCGTCACGATGACGAGGGTGTAGCGCCCCTTGAGCTCCTGCATCAGCTCCTCGATCTTGGCCGTGGCGAGCGGATCGAGGGCGGAACAGGGCTCGTCGAGCAGGACGATCTCCGGCTCGATCGCGATCGCGCGGGCGATGCACAGGCGCTGCTGCTGCCCTCCCGAAAGGCCGAGCGCGCTGTCGGAGAGGCGGTCCTTGACCTCCTCCCACAACGCGGCGCCGCGCAGGCTCCGCTCGACGATCTCGTCGAGCTCCGCGCGGCGGCGGACGCCGTGGATCCGCGGGCCGTACGCGACGTTCTCGTAGATCGACTTCGGGAAGGGGTTGGACTTCTGGAAGACCATTCCGACGCGGCGGCGCAACTCGTTCACGTCCCGCTTGGGGTCGTACAGGCTCTGGCCGTCCAGGGTGATGTCGCCGGAGATCCGGACGCCGTCCACGAGGTCGTTGAGGCGGTTGAAGCAGCGCAGCAGCGTCGACTTCCCGCACCCCGACGGGCCGATGAACGCGGTGATCTTGTGCTCGGGGATCCGCAGCCGCACGTCGTGGAGCGCCTGCGAGGCTCCGTACCAGAGGGACAGGTCCGAGACCTCGAGCAGCGGCCGCTCGATGACGGGGTCGAGGGCCGGGTCGTGGATCGGCGCGGCCGTCGTGTCGATGGGGGGCATGCGTTCGGTTCCTCGGCTCAGATCGCGCTGGAAGCGTACTTCCGGCGCAGGTGGTTGCGGACCAGAATCGCGACGAGGTTGACGGCCGTCACGACGAGGATGAGGAGCAGGGCCGTGGCGAAGACGAGGGGCTTCGTGGCCTCGACGTTGGGGCTCTGGAATCCCACGTCGTAGATGTGGAATCCCAGGTGCATGAACTTGCGCTCGAAGTGAACGAACGGGGCGTGGTGGTCCACGGGAAGCGAGGGCGCGAGCTTCACCATGCCGACGATCATGAGCGGCGCGACCTCGCCGGCGGCGCGGGCCATCGCCAGGATCATCCCCGTCAGGATCCCCGGCGCGGCCGCGGGGAGGACGACCTTGTAGGTCGTCTCGAACTTCGTCGCACCCAGCGCCAGCGACCCCTCGCGCACGATGCGCGGCACCGCGGCGAGACCCTCCTCCGTGGCGACGATCACGACGGGAACGGTCAGCAGCGCGAGCGTCAGGGACGCCCACAGGATGCCGCCGGTGCCGAACGTGGGCGTCGGAAGCTGGGAGGAGTAGAGGAGCCGGTCGATCGATCCGCCGATCAGGTAGACGAAGAAGCCCAGCCCGAACATGCCGAAGACTATCGACGGCACCCCGGCGAGGTTGTTCACCGCGATCCGGACGACCCGGACCAGGGGGCCCTGCTTCGCGTACTCCCGCAGGTACAGGGCGGCGAGCACGCCGAACGGGGCCACGGCGAACGACATCAGGAAGACCATCATGACGGTGCCGAAGATCGCCGGGAAGATGCCCCCTTCGGTGTTCGATTCGCGCGGGTCGTCGAAGACGAACTCCCGGATCCGCGACAGGTAGAGGCCGACCGTCTCCCCGGCGCCCATCGCGTTGGGACGGATCGCGCGGACGATGTTCCCGACGGCGATCTCCTTGCGCTCCCCCGACGCGGTTTCCATCACGAGCACGTCCGACATCAAAGCCTCGCGCATCGTGAACATCCGCTCGGCGAGCGTGTCGTACTCCCGCTGCTTCTCCTGCTCCCGCGCGGAGAGCTCCGCGGTGCGGCGCGGGTCCCCGGCGGCCTTCTTGCGCTCCCTGCGCAACTTCTCGATCGCGTGGTTCACGTCCCCGATCTCGCCGCGCTCGAGCCGCTGGAGATCGCCGACCGCCCTGTGCTTTGCCTCGAGCAGCGGCGGGAGCGCCGCGAGAACCGCCTCGGATCCGGCGGCCACGACCCCCTCGCCGCGGCGCAACTCCACGGGGAAGCCGTAGAAGTTCCCCCATTCGAGCCGTTCGAGCATCAGGACGCCGGGCGGCGCCTCGCGGCGCACGATCTGCCGCTCGTCCACCCATCGGAAATCGAGGCCCACGAGGTCGCGGTTGCCGATCTTGAGCTGGATCCGGGAGCGTCCCGAGGCGTCCGGGTCCTCCGGCGTCACCGGAAGGGGTTCGCGATCGTGCACCTCGCCCAGGAGCACGGTGCCGTCCGCGAGGAAGACCCGTTCGACCCGTTTCGGCCAGAAGTAGGCCAATCCCACCGCGGCGAGGAGCGCGAGCAGTCCCGCGATCAGCAGCAGGTTGAGGGCGAGGGCACCGCCGCACAACGCGGTGAGGGACTCGCCCAGGAGGTCGCTCCGACGACGGCGCGCGTCACCCATCGCGGCGCCTACAGCTGCGAGTACCGGCGACGCAGGCGCTGCCGGACGATCTCCGCGACCGTGTTGACCGCGAAGGTGACGAGGAAGAGAAGCAGACCCGCGAGGAAGAGGGTCCGGTACAGCGTGCTCCCCACGGGGGCCTCGGGGATCTCGACCGCGATGTTCGCGGAGAGCGTGCGGAAGCCGTTGAACGCGCTCCAGTCCATGATCGGCGTGTTGCCCGTGGCCATCAGGACGATCATCGTCTCGCCCACCGCCCGGCCGAATCCGACCATGATCGCGGAGAAGATCCCCGGGCTCGCGGTCGGCAGGACCACCCGGGTGACGGTCTGCCATCGGTTCGCCCCGAGGGCGAGCGACCCGGAAACGAGGTTCAGCGGGACGTTCGAGAACGCGTCCTCCGCGATGGCGAAGATGATCGGGATGACCGCGAATCCCATCGCCAGCCCGACGACGACCGCATTGCGCTGGTCGTACCGCAGCCCCGTCGTCTCCAGCAGCCAGACCTGGAAGTTCCCGCCGAACGCCACGGAAGCGAACGCCGGAGCGAGCTCCGCGGCGAGCCATGCGCCGGAGGCGAGCGCGAGGGCGTAGACGCCCACCTCCGCCCCCGTCGGGATCCGGTTGCGCCACGGGCGGGGCAGGCGCGACCAGGCCAGCCCCGCCGCCAGGACCGCGATCGTCGTGAACGGGACGGCGAGCAGCAGGGCGGGGAAGTGCTTCTCGACGATCGGGGCGAGCCAGAGGCCTCCGAGGAAGCCCAGCACCACGCTCGGGAGGGCCGCCATGATCTCCACGGTAGGCTTGACGTAGCGCTTGAGCGACGGGTGCATGAACTGGGAGGTGTACATCGCGCCGAACACGCCGAGCGGAATCGCGAGGAGCAGGGAGTAGACCGTCGCCTTGAGGGTGCCGAACACGAGCGGCGTCAGGCTCAGCTTCGACTCGAAGTCGTCCGTTCCTCCCGTGGACTGCCAGACGTGTGCGGGCTCGGGATAACTCTCGTACCAGACCTTGCCGAACAGGGCCTTCCAGCCGACCTCCGGGTGCGGGTTCTCGACGTCGTAGACGCCGACGACGCGGTCGGAGGCGGCGTAGAGCGCGTCGGCCTTGGGGGCGAAGAGCAGCGCACGGACGGGCGTATGCGGCGTCGAGCCACGCCAGAGGGTCCGAGCGGAGGTGGAGTAGTAGAGGCCCAGGCCTCCCTCCGCGTCGGCCACCGCGAACCCCTTGTCCCGGGGGGAGGGCGTGATCCGCACGATGGGTGCGCCGTGCGGCGCGAAGTCCCGGATCCGGCGCATCCGGAAGACGTCGTCGCCGCCGCGCGTCTGGAACCAGACCGAGACCGACCCGTCCGCTCCCCCCACGATCACCGAACGATCCCCCAGGAGGAGCGCGAGGGCGGCGACGGGACCGCTCGTCGCAGGGAAGATCTCGGGGTCGCCGGGGCTGCCGTCGCTCGCCTTCCAATGGAGCAATTCCCCCGTCTCGGAACCGGCGTACACGTCGCGGAGGTCGTTGGACGCGACGATCCGGACGAGCCGACGTCCGGACGCCGTCGCCGATGTCCGACTCTCGACGGACGATCGCTCTCCCGTGATCGCGTTCTCACGTACTTCGAGCCGAACGAACGCCAGATCCCCCGACGCGGTCTGGGCGAGCACGGAGGCCGAGCCGCTCTCCCCCAGGATCGCCGCGAACGCTCCCAGCGGGC includes the following:
- a CDS encoding porin, with the protein product MSNLSIKITTALAVAALAAIPALAAGEETPPTAVDASKGGFTVKSGENSLTFGAYGQIRFLGEDRELGDNDPAGSTGAGVEDGWSPSFDVARVRLSIRGTMYKPWLRYNFSYEIGRTSGESANKLKDAYLEVAKNPAASVRFGQFKAPFSLQELVGDQYQQFVDRGITNVFAVSRDAGAMLFGTTGSKKFGYQAGFFNGSGESNRQDDQDLMYAARVYFEPFGEYALREGTNDAPESHVFHAGLAYRGGEATRGGDTFTSAGSTVRIFEDADDQTALGLELAWKWKTLFATGEYYDQTTERRNPAPALEDVDSDGWHVQAGWMAIPEKLELGLRYATVDADNDADDDTVTEMRAGLNWFWKSHNLKLQTDLGQVEFEADAPGRGDRLAAAAGESVKDTQLRVQFQLNF
- the pstB gene encoding phosphate ABC transporter ATP-binding protein PstB, producing MPPIDTTAAPIHDPALDPVIERPLLEVSDLSLWYGASQALHDVRLRIPEHKITAFIGPSGCGKSTLLRCFNRLNDLVDGVRISGDITLDGQSLYDPKRDVNELRRRVGMVFQKSNPFPKSIYENVAYGPRIHGVRRRAELDEIVERSLRGAALWEEVKDRLSDSALGLSGGQQQRLCIARAIAIEPEIVLLDEPCSALDPLATAKIEELMQELKGRYTLVIVTHNMQQASRVSDYTAFLYMGRLIEYGLTDKLFINPAKKQTEDYITGRFG
- the pstA gene encoding phosphate ABC transporter permease PstA, with product MGDARRRRSDLLGESLTALCGGALALNLLLIAGLLALLAAVGLAYFWPKRVERVFLADGTVLLGEVHDREPLPVTPEDPDASGRSRIQLKIGNRDLVGLDFRWVDERQIVRREAPPGVLMLERLEWGNFYGFPVELRRGEGVVAAGSEAVLAALPPLLEAKHRAVGDLQRLERGEIGDVNHAIEKLRRERKKAAGDPRRTAELSAREQEKQREYDTLAERMFTMREALMSDVLVMETASGERKEIAVGNIVRAIRPNAMGAGETVGLYLSRIREFVFDDPRESNTEGGIFPAIFGTVMMVFLMSFAVAPFGVLAALYLREYAKQGPLVRVVRIAVNNLAGVPSIVFGMFGLGFFVYLIGGSIDRLLYSSQLPTPTFGTGGILWASLTLALLTVPVVIVATEEGLAAVPRIVREGSLALGATKFETTYKVVLPAAAPGILTGMILAMARAAGEVAPLMIVGMVKLAPSLPVDHHAPFVHFERKFMHLGFHIYDVGFQSPNVEATKPLVFATALLLILVVTAVNLVAILVRNHLRRKYASSAI
- a CDS encoding ABC transporter permease subunit, with translation MASLTDPPPARADATPRRAVARTSRSRLLVDRAARSVVTAGGLGIIASVLGILVFILIEVVPLLGGADVTPVESIPLPSDAAEAVLVDEHRTHVAALGLDGVIRIFRKSDGGLASEAPLFPPGPDGVSPRLAAVVAATGTPVLAGSTDDGRVAAVRIGWDVAFDTNTGAREVTPDVGAPIVFHVDPEGRPLGAFAAILGESGSASVLAQTASGDLAFVRLEVRENAITGERSSVESRTSATASGRRLVRIVASNDLRDVYAGSETGELLHWKASDGSPGDPEIFPATSGPVAALALLLGDRSVIVGGADGSVSVWFQTRGGDDVFRMRRIRDFAPHGAPIVRITPSPRDKGFAVADAEGGLGLYYSTSARTLWRGSTPHTPVRALLFAPKADALYAASDRVVGVYDVENPHPEVGWKALFGKVWYESYPEPAHVWQSTGGTDDFESKLSLTPLVFGTLKATVYSLLLAIPLGVFGAMYTSQFMHPSLKRYVKPTVEIMAALPSVVLGFLGGLWLAPIVEKHFPALLLAVPFTTIAVLAAGLAWSRLPRPWRNRIPTGAEVGVYALALASGAWLAAELAPAFASVAFGGNFQVWLLETTGLRYDQRNAVVVGLAMGFAVIPIIFAIAEDAFSNVPLNLVSGSLALGANRWQTVTRVVLPTASPGIFSAIMVGFGRAVGETMIVLMATGNTPIMDWSAFNGFRTLSANIAVEIPEAPVGSTLYRTLFLAGLLLFLVTFAVNTVAEIVRQRLRRRYSQL